The following are encoded together in the Heliangelus exortis chromosome 15, bHelExo1.hap1, whole genome shotgun sequence genome:
- the LOC139803235 gene encoding endogenous retrovirus group K member 6 Gag polyprotein-like yields MTELLLDIGPEVKTPENDGVETAAGGTPSCRGELPPTPHPAPQKAAEIKAAPQPAAASALEDKILALQDQVTRAVQLIEKRDVEHRPAFQRYRNPPTLTDDEDDVPTPPRQLQNAPGATTGRSGRWSGIIRDAILQGEWQPTTVAYPVLQDANGQPVFEQHSWKTLQQARQIIKEQGLRSESGRAVLDWLFTSDVNSPYDCRSLSQFLLTPSQQIIWLKEWERLAAAEVNCTRAPGDPLAGVTADMLTGSGRFAEIDLQLQCPREVHHAAARLARQAFYAVPEPHPVPSFTNVKQGLNEPYQNFVDRLWQSVTAQSDMTVEQRESMFRILAFENANPRSKALFSTLPKTAPVSEMLDVAARASQNQQHQGMAGAFAAALEPTHQLLVAVVQKLGNNGGRGRQNRRNRPNRQRQSSPVCSQCHARGHTRRNCSAVVWCNRCQRATHNDAACWYQKNGRDSARGPRAGIQVAGPTLYAGSPPQQPGEASASIYNLQ; encoded by the coding sequence ATGACTGAACTCCTATTGGATATCGGCCCGGAAGTcaaaacaccggaaaatgatggggtgGAAACCGCGGCTGGCGGCACCCCCAGCTGCCGCGGAGAGCTACCCCCGACGCCGCACCCGGCCCCACAAAAGGCTGcagagataaaagcagcccctcaacCAGCGGCAGCATCTGCGCTGGAAGACAAGATATTGGCCCTGCAAGACCAGGTCACTCGGGCCGTGCAACTAATAGAGAAGCGGGACGTTGAACATCGCCCAGCTTTTCAGCGGTACAGGAACCCACCCACCCTGACGGACGACGAGGACGATGTCCCGACCCCGCCGCGGCAACTTCAAAACGCCCCGGGCGCTACTACTGGTCGCTCAGGGCGTTGGTCTGGCATCATCCGGGATGCCATTTTGCAGGGCGAGTGGCAGCCCACCACTGTGGCGTACCCCGTGCTGCAGGACGCTAATGGACAGCCGGTGTTTGAACAACACTCATGGAAAACCCTGCAGCAGGCGAGGCAGATAATCAAAGAACAGGGGTTGAGGTCGGAGAGCGGCCGGGCCGTCCTGGACTGGCTGTTCACCTCCGATGTAAACAGCCCATATGACTGTCGCAGTCTAAGTCAATTCCTACTAACCCCCTCCCAACAAATCATCTGGTTAAAGGAGTGGGAACGCCTCGCTGCGGCGGAAGTCAACTGCACTAGGGCACCCGGAGATCCACTAGCGGGCGTCACAGCGGACATGCTCACCGGCTCCGGGCGCTTTGCAGAGATCGACCTGCAGCTGCAATGCCCGCGCGAGGTCCACCATGCTGCGGCAAGACTGGCACGTCAGGCATTTTATGCAGTACCAGAACCGCACCCAGTACCATCATTTACCAACGTAAAGCAAGGGTTGAACGAACCCTATCAAAATTTTGTCGATCGACTGTGGCAATCTGTCACGGCTCAATCAGACATGACGGTAGAGCAGCGTGAATCCATGTTTAGAATACTGGCATTCGAGAATGCAAATCCTAGATCAAAAGCCCTCTTCTCGACACTGCCAAAAACGGCGCCAGTATCAGAAATGCTGGACGTTGCCGCCAGGGCGTCTCAgaaccagcagcaccagggaatgGCTGGTGCCTTCGCCGCCGCATTGGAACCAACCCATCAGCTCCTCGTGGCGGTAGTACAAAAACTGGGCAATAACGGAGGACGTGGCCGTCAAAACCGGCGAAATCGCCCGAACAGACAGAGGCAGTCCAGCCCGGTCTGTTCGCAATGCCACGCGAGGGGACACACCAGGCGAAACTGCTCTGCAGTCGTCTGGTGTAATCGTTGTCAGCGAGCGACACACAACGACGCAGCCTGCTGGTACCAAAAAAACGGCAGGGACAGCGCGAGGGGCCCCCGCGCCGGGATACAAGTAGCCGGGCCAACGCTGTATGCCGGCTCCCCGCCCCAGCAACCCGGGGAAGCCTCGGCATCGATTTACAATCTGCAGTAG